CAAGGCCATTTCCACAAAGTTTCTCATGTCGTTCAGTCTGTATTTCATAAGTATTTACCTATATATGTTATAAGTTTATCCATATTTTACTTATACAATAATTTCAAATAGGTTCTTTTCAGGTTTCGAAAAAATTTTAAGAAGGACTATTAAAATGAAAAAAATTATCTTTTCTGTACTTCTGCTCAGCACGATGTTCTCAGTGGCCAATGCAACTGAAACCAACCTTATGAACTGCCGCGACAGGTACTTTAGTATCTTTTCGGCGAAGCAAACGGACGGGAAAATATTTTTGCGTCTTGATGCCGCTGGATATGCAGATCGCTTGGAGCTTGCTGATAAACTAGGGCTGCCGCCGGAAAAAGCATTTAATAGACTTGATATGAGTATGCCCAAAGAAAACTGCTCATGGGCTAAAGATGGTCGACTTAGTTGCTTGGCTAACAATCTAACATTGGTTTTCCGAAATTTTAACGGTGATGTGGAAGTGATGACGGTTTCTAGATTCACCTTAAACACAGGAGAAATGGGCGTGGGTTCAAGCTCTTACAGACGTGTCGAGGTAACTATTGAGCGCGACGAGGTTGTCACTGATTCGAAGGGATACCCTTCCTGTAGCGGAGAAATGTCTAGATAAACTTCGTGCGGAAATGAAGTATAAAAAAACCCTAGTAATTTCTTACTAGGGTTTTTTAGTTTTTATGCCTTTTTTAAACGCCAAGAAGCGTTTTTACTTTATCGAACGCTTGAGGCAGGCTGCCACGATTTGGAGCTGCTCCTTGAGCGAAGTCAGGGCGACCGCCCCCTTTTCCACCCATGACCGCTGCGACTTCTTTCAAAAGATCACCGGCTTTTGTTTCGCCTGTGATGTCTTTAGAAACGCTCACAATAATAGGATGAGAACCTTCACCTTGGCCGACAACAACGACAACACCGTTTTGAATTTTGTTTTTCAAATGGTCTGTCACTTCAGCAAGAACTTGTCTGTCATCCAAAGCCACGTCAGCAAGAACCAATTTTGCTGAAGATCCAGATTTTGTTTTAAAGCTCAATGCTTTGGCTGCAAGGTCGTCGACATTGATTTGTCCGCCTTGAAGCTTCTTCATTTCTTTTTCCATCTGCTTGATCTGTTCTTTGAAAGCTTCCACGCGGTTTGCGAGTGTCGAAGTTTCACCAGTCGCTTCAAGATGTTTTAAGTAGTGAGGGCTTTTTTGTAGGCCTGCTGCCGTTAAAGCGTCGTCGAAATGAGCGATAGAACTCATTGCGTATTTCACGGCACCATCGCCTGTGATCGCTTCCACGCGGCGAACACCAGAGCTGACGCCCGCTTCAGAGACGATTTTGAACAAACGAATTTGTGAAGTGTTCTTCACGTGCGTACCGCCGCAAAGTTCGCAAGAGAAATCGCCCATCGTGAGGACACGCACTTGATCGCCGTACTTTTCACCGAACAACGCCATCGCTCCTTTAGCTTGGGCCTCTTTCGGGCTCATGATTTCTACTTTCACGTCGTGAGCTTGTGCGATCTGTTCGTTGACGAGATCTTCGATTTGTTTGATCTCTTCCGAACTCAACGGTTTGTTGTGAGTGAAGTCGAAGCGGGTTTTTTGTGAGTCCACCAAAGACCCCGCCTGCGTTACATGTGCACCCAAAACTTTACGGAGAGCTGAGTGCAACAAGTGAGTCGCTGAGTGATTGCTCATGGTATTGCGACGTTCAAATGGATTTACAATCGTATCAACGCTTGCACCTACTTTAAAATCACCGTGTTCAATTTCCACATGATGAAGAATAATATCGTCAATCTTTGTTGTATTCACAACTTTCGCGCGAGAAGGGCCTTCCATGAGGTAGCCGATGTCACCGGCTTGACCGCCGCCTTCACCATAGAAAGACGTTTGATCAAGGATGATCACGCCGTTTTCGCCTTGTTTTAAAGACGTAACGACTTCATGGCCGTTAGAAAGAGCCGTGATCTTTCCACCATCTGCAAAACCATTGTAACCCGTGAATTTCACAGCTTTACCGCTCGCCAAATAATCTTTTGCGAATTTGATCAAGTGCTGCTCATCCGCACCCAAAGCTTTCCCTTTCCAAGAGGCTTTGGATTTTGCACGATTCGCTTCCATTTCTTTTTCAAATGCCGCTTCATTCACTTCCACGCCGTTTTCATTTGCAATGACGCGAGTTAAGTCAGCAGGGAAGCCATAAGTGTCGTACATTCTGAAAACAACTTCGCCAGAAAGTTCTTTGATACCTTTGGCTTTTGCTTTCGCAAGCTCATCCATCAAAATATTAGTCCCGTTATCCAAAGTGCTGATGAAACGGTCTTCCTCGTCACGGATGGTATTCAAGATGTGATCGCGACGTTCTTTGAGTTCTGGATAAACAGAGCCCATGCTTTCAATCAAAGCCTCTGCCATCCCAGGCAAGAAAGACTGATCTGCGGACAGTTTACGGCCGTAACGAATTGCACGTCTCATAATACGACGAAGAACGTAACCGCGGCCTTCGTTGGAAGGAAGTGCGCCATCAGCAATCAAGAAGGAAGTTGAACGGCAGTGATCCGCTAAAACGCGAAGAGCCGCTGTTTTTTCCGCTTGTTCTTTGTCTTTCGCAAGAATTTCGCGATCTGTGATGTACTTCACGTTTCCAATTTTGCAAGCCAGTTCGATCATTGGTTGGAAAAGATCTGTGTCGTAGTTATTAAATTTACCCTGCATCGCTGCCACAACACGCTCAAGACCCGAACCTGTATCTACAGAAGGCTTTGGCAATGGAGTCAACGTGCCCGGAGGATTTTCAAAGTACTGCATGAAAACCAGATTCCAGATTTCAACGAAACGATCTTCACCGGCTGCGATCCCTTTGTAAGGATCAGAGATCGTTCCTGCTTTAGGACCGTGATCGTAGAAAATCTCTGTACAAGGACCGCAAGGACCTGTGTCGCCCATTTTCCAAAAGTTATCAGAGTCAAAGCGGAAGATGCGGTCTTTAGGAATGCCTTCTTGATTGTGCCAGATGTCTGCGGCTTCATCGTCAGACAAGTGCACCGTCACGTACAATTTCTCTTTAGGTATTTGCAATTCTTTTGTCAAAAACTCCCACGCAAAGTGAATCGCGTCTTTTTTGAAGTAGTCGCCGAAAGAAAAGTTCCCCAACATTTCAAAGAAAGTGTGATGGCGAGCTGTGAATCCTACATTTTCCAAGTCATTGTGTTTACCACCGGCGCGCACGCACTTTTGCACAGTCACGGCGCGAGTGTAGTCACGCTTCTCAAGACCCAAGAAAGTATTTTTAAACTGATTCATACCCGCATTGGCGAAAAGCAACGTCGGATCATTTTCAGGAATCAAAGAAGAAGAACCCACATGAGTGTGACCATTTTTTTTGAAATAGTTCACAAAGGCGTTGCGGATGTCAGAGCTTTTCATAAATAACCTTTCTTACGGTCTCGGAATCAAAGCCACGGGAAGCCAGGAGTCGTCCGACTCGGGCTTTATCTTCCCGCGAGAATTCATAATCTTCATCATACTTATTTTTGACAATCGAAAGAGCCTTTTCAAGCTCCAAGTCTCGGTCTGTTTCTACCGAAGGCAGACCTTTTTCGCGAAGGTAATTGTTGATGTAGTGAATGCCCTTGTTGCGACGGTGAAGCATGTCAGCCAGTCGATGGGCGAGGTCCTTGGGATCTCCCAGCCAGTTGTTGTCCTTGGCGAAGTCGATGGCCTCATCAACAATGTTTCCCAAATCCTCTTCGTCTGAGAACTTTTCTCGCAATTTCGTGCGCAGTTCTTTTTCGGAATGGTCCCGACGGGCAATAAGGTCCATGACCTTCTTTTTAGCTGCTTGTCGGGTTTTGAGGGGATCTTTCTCTCGAGACATCCCCAGATTATTACTCTGTTTTTTAGTTCTTGCGAAGAACAATTTCGGTCAGCTCACAATATGTTCCAAGGCGTAATTGCGGACCCCAATAGCCTGTGCCTTGATTGACATAGAGCTGCATATTTCCTAGGCGGTAAAGACCCTTGGAATACTTCTCAAAAAAGACGATCAACCAATTCCACGGAAAGAACTGACCGCCATGGGTGTGACCAGAAAGCTGCAAGTCGTAACCTGCGATTTGCGCATGGGCCGCCAGCGAAGGCTGATGAGAAAGCAAAAGTTTAAAGCTGCCTTCACGTTGCTGGCTTTGCAAACGGGCAAAGTCCGGGCTTTCGTGTTTAAAATGTCCTGCGGCGGGATCGGGAACTCCGGCAACCTGCAAAAGAGCTGAACCTACTGGAATATTGGCCGTTTCATTTACTAAAACTTGAAAACCCAACTCGCGGAACGCTTGAAGTCCCTTGTGCGCGTCCCAATAGTATTCATGATTTCCCGGGACATAATAAATGCCATGCTGGGCTTTGAGGTTTTTAAGAATTTTAAATTCCTCTGCGTGTTTTTCCACGAAGCTATCCAGAATGTCGCCCGTGAAAACAATCACGTCGGGCTGAATCTCTAAAACGCGTGCTACTAATTTTTGTACAAACGAAGTCGGAAGACTTGGGCTAATATGCAAGTCACTGATGTGAACGATACGCAAGCCTTCAAGTTCTTGCGGAAGGTTTTTAAAAAACACCGGAACCTTTTTTAGACGAGGTCCGATTTGCACAATCGCATTTCCTAAAACGATGAACAGAACCGGAAGCCCCAACAAGGCCGCTGTGGCTTGGGAGCTGTACAGATGCTCAAACGGTGTCGGCATAATTAAATTATCGGCGAAGGCAAAGAGATCACGCAGGATCACAAAACTCACTAAGAAATTAATATAAGCCATGACCGTTAAAGAGCCATTTAACAAACGATCTCGCCATGGTTTGTGGTCCAAATTTTTTTCTTTCCAGAAAAACAAGAAGGTCCCAATCACCATTGTAAAGAGCAGCGCCAAAAACGCCACCAACGAGGTCGTGCCCACCCACGTAAAATCCGTGAAGCGAGTCAACTGGTGAGAAACGTAGATGAATATAACCAGAATAAGAGAGCTTGCGATGGTCCGAAATAAACCCATAGGCAAGGTCATAACATGGTTCCCTGTCTTTGCACAGCTCATTGTAAAAACACAGATCGGCGTCCAGGGAATTCGGTGTTACCCTTAGTGAGTCCCTGGAGGTTTGTATGAGTTTTCGCAGTGAATTCGAACAGGCGAGGGATTTTTTAATTCTTCATCGTTCTGACTACAACTACACCTACAACCATTTTCAATGGCCGCAGTTTGAAGAATTCAACTGGGCCCTGGATTATTTCGATCCCATGGCGGAGGGCAATCATAACTTAGCTCTTTGGATCGTCAGTGAGTTAGGGGAGCAGAAGAAATACACCTTTGAAGAACTCTCCAAGCGCTCTAATCAGGTCGCGAATTTCCTTAAAAGCCAAGGCGTGCAAAAGGGCGATTCGGTTTTTCTTTTGATCGAAAACGATGCAGCTCTCTGGGAGATCATGCTGGGTGCGATGAAAGTGGGAGCGGTTCTAGTTCCCAACAATCCTTTGCTTTCTCAGCAGGAACTTAAAGACCGTTTGAATCGCGAAAAAATTAAAATGATTGCGACGACAAAGAAACACGCCGAAAAATTTGACGTTTCAAATTCCAGCGTGATCTCTTTGCTGGTCGATGGTGAATTGCCCGGGTGGACTCCGTATGAAAAGTGTTATCAAGAAAGTAATTTCTTTGAACCTGCGGAAAAGACCAAAGCGACCGATCCGCTTTTTCGCTATTTTACTTCAGCAAATACGGTGAAGCCTAAGATTGTAGAGCACTCTTACGGAAGTTTCCCGATTGGCCATCTTTCAACCATGTACTGGATTGGTCTTCGTCCCGGCGACATTCATTTAGGAATCAACTCGACGGGATGGGCGATGCATGATTGGAATAATTTTATTGTTCCGTGGAACGCCGTCGCCACCATTTTCATTTCTAAGCAAGAGCGCTTTAATGCGAAATTGATTCTTGATACTTTAAGTGAATATGAAATCACAACGTTCTGTGCTCCTCCGACAGTGTGGCGTTTGCTGACCCAAGAAGATTTAGCTTCTTACAAAGTGCATCTGCGCGAAGCGGTGAGCACAGGGGAAGCTTTGAGTGCTGAAATCATCTCGAAGGTTTATAAAGCTTGGGGAATTTTTGTGCGTGACGGATACGGACAAACAGAAACCTCAACTCTGATCGGAATTCCGCCTGAAGAAAAAAACAGTTTCGGTACGATGGGAAGACCTTTGCCCGGATATCAAATTGCTCTTTTAGATGCACAAGGAAGCAAAGTCGACGCTGGCGAAGTGTGTGTGTCGTTGAAGAATCATCCGTGGGGATTGATGTCAGGTATTGATACCTCCACCGAATATTATCATACCGGAGACACAGCCTACATCGACGATGCTGGAAACTACACATTCTCTGAACGTGTGGATGGCATCTTTAAATCTTCGGACTATCGCATCAGTCCTTACGAATTAGAATTTGTTCTTAAAGAATTTTCCGCGATTAGCGAGGCCGTTGTGATTCCAAGTCCTGATCCGATCCGCGAAGCTGTTCCCAAAGCTCTGGTGTCTCTTGTTAAAGGGGTTGAACCAACAAGAGAGCTTGCATTGGATATTATGAACTTCGCACGCATGCGTCTTTCTCCATTTAAACGAATCCGTCGCGTGGAATTTATAGAAATTCCAAAAAATACTTCGGGAGAAATTCTTCGCGGTGAGCTTGTTGCGCTAGAAAAAAACAAACGCATTGCCGGAGAAAAATCACCTTACGAGTTCTGGGAAGAGGACGCAAAAATCAATCTTGGTGAAACATGGGCGCAAGAGTTGCCCTAGTGATTTTTATACGTGAAAAGGAGAATTTTATGGCTTTGCAATCAACCCAACCTTCC
This region of Bdellovibrio sp. BCCA genomic DNA includes:
- the alaS gene encoding alanine--tRNA ligase produces the protein MKSSDIRNAFVNYFKKNGHTHVGSSSLIPENDPTLLFANAGMNQFKNTFLGLEKRDYTRAVTVQKCVRAGGKHNDLENVGFTARHHTFFEMLGNFSFGDYFKKDAIHFAWEFLTKELQIPKEKLYVTVHLSDDEAADIWHNQEGIPKDRIFRFDSDNFWKMGDTGPCGPCTEIFYDHGPKAGTISDPYKGIAAGEDRFVEIWNLVFMQYFENPPGTLTPLPKPSVDTGSGLERVVAAMQGKFNNYDTDLFQPMIELACKIGNVKYITDREILAKDKEQAEKTAALRVLADHCRSTSFLIADGALPSNEGRGYVLRRIMRRAIRYGRKLSADQSFLPGMAEALIESMGSVYPELKERRDHILNTIRDEEDRFISTLDNGTNILMDELAKAKAKGIKELSGEVVFRMYDTYGFPADLTRVIANENGVEVNEAAFEKEMEANRAKSKASWKGKALGADEQHLIKFAKDYLASGKAVKFTGYNGFADGGKITALSNGHEVVTSLKQGENGVIILDQTSFYGEGGGQAGDIGYLMEGPSRAKVVNTTKIDDIILHHVEIEHGDFKVGASVDTIVNPFERRNTMSNHSATHLLHSALRKVLGAHVTQAGSLVDSQKTRFDFTHNKPLSSEEIKQIEDLVNEQIAQAHDVKVEIMSPKEAQAKGAMALFGEKYGDQVRVLTMGDFSCELCGGTHVKNTSQIRLFKIVSEAGVSSGVRRVEAITGDGAVKYAMSSIAHFDDALTAAGLQKSPHYLKHLEATGETSTLANRVEAFKEQIKQMEKEMKKLQGGQINVDDLAAKALSFKTKSGSSAKLVLADVALDDRQVLAEVTDHLKNKIQNGVVVVVGQGEGSHPIIVSVSKDITGETKAGDLLKEVAAVMGGKGGGRPDFAQGAAPNRGSLPQAFDKVKTLLGV
- a CDS encoding regulatory protein RecX encodes the protein MSREKDPLKTRQAAKKKVMDLIARRDHSEKELRTKLREKFSDEEDLGNIVDEAIDFAKDNNWLGDPKDLAHRLADMLHRRNKGIHYINNYLREKGLPSVETDRDLELEKALSIVKNKYDEDYEFSREDKARVGRLLASRGFDSETVRKVIYEKL
- a CDS encoding metallophosphoesterase, whose product is MGLFRTIASSLILVIFIYVSHQLTRFTDFTWVGTTSLVAFLALLFTMVIGTFLFFWKEKNLDHKPWRDRLLNGSLTVMAYINFLVSFVILRDLFAFADNLIMPTPFEHLYSSQATAALLGLPVLFIVLGNAIVQIGPRLKKVPVFFKNLPQELEGLRIVHISDLHISPSLPTSFVQKLVARVLEIQPDVIVFTGDILDSFVEKHAEEFKILKNLKAQHGIYYVPGNHEYYWDAHKGLQAFRELGFQVLVNETANIPVGSALLQVAGVPDPAAGHFKHESPDFARLQSQQREGSFKLLLSHQPSLAAHAQIAGYDLQLSGHTHGGQFFPWNWLIVFFEKYSKGLYRLGNMQLYVNQGTGYWGPQLRLGTYCELTEIVLRKN
- a CDS encoding AMP-binding protein; this encodes MSFRSEFEQARDFLILHRSDYNYTYNHFQWPQFEEFNWALDYFDPMAEGNHNLALWIVSELGEQKKYTFEELSKRSNQVANFLKSQGVQKGDSVFLLIENDAALWEIMLGAMKVGAVLVPNNPLLSQQELKDRLNREKIKMIATTKKHAEKFDVSNSSVISLLVDGELPGWTPYEKCYQESNFFEPAEKTKATDPLFRYFTSANTVKPKIVEHSYGSFPIGHLSTMYWIGLRPGDIHLGINSTGWAMHDWNNFIVPWNAVATIFISKQERFNAKLILDTLSEYEITTFCAPPTVWRLLTQEDLASYKVHLREAVSTGEALSAEIISKVYKAWGIFVRDGYGQTETSTLIGIPPEEKNSFGTMGRPLPGYQIALLDAQGSKVDAGEVCVSLKNHPWGLMSGIDTSTEYYHTGDTAYIDDAGNYTFSERVDGIFKSSDYRISPYELEFVLKEFSAISEAVVIPSPDPIREAVPKALVSLVKGVEPTRELALDIMNFARMRLSPFKRIRRVEFIEIPKNTSGEILRGELVALEKNKRIAGEKSPYEFWEEDAKINLGETWAQELP